One genomic segment of Catalinimonas alkaloidigena includes these proteins:
- the pnp gene encoding polyribonucleotide nucleotidyltransferase, with amino-acid sequence MHLNAITKEITLADGRTITIETGKLARQADGAVVVRMGDTMLLATVVANREAREGVDFLPLSVDYQEKFAAAGRIPGGFIKREGRLSEHEILVSRLVDRALRPIFPEDFHAEVQVNINLISADKEVMPDALAALAASSAIAVSDIPFGEPISEVRVVKFNGAYIINPNAQQTEEAELDMIVAGSSKNIIMVEGEMNEVSEAEMLEAINAAHEAIKIQCQAQKELSDQLNPNKREYEHEVHDEELKKELFEKYYDQVYAIYAEGIPSKDVRRERFKEIKDSYTESLPEEHEIDLGLVSKYFGEIQKKAARNLVLDEQKRLDGRKLDEVRPIFSEVGYLPTAHGSAVFTRGETQSLTTVTLGTKLDEQMIDGAMVSGSNKFILHYNFPAFSTGEVRPNRGPGRREIGHGNLAFRALKKVLPKDEDNPYTIRVVSDILESNGSSSMATVCAGSLALMDTGIPITASVSGIAMGLITDNESGKYAVLSDILGDEDHLGDMDFKVAGTSKGITACQMDIKIDGLSFQVLEEALKQANQGRLHILNEMDKTISAPNESLKPNAPRSASLKIERDMIGALIGPGGKVVQEIQKETNTTIVIEEVGDKGHVNIFASDEQDMNKALSRVKAIVAVPTVGETYDGTVKSIMPFGAFVEFMPGKDGLLHISEIKWERVESMDGVMEVGEEVRVKLVDVDKKTGKYRLSRKVLLPKPEKKQ; translated from the coding sequence ATGCACCTTAACGCAATTACAAAAGAAATTACACTTGCTGACGGCAGAACGATTACCATAGAAACAGGTAAATTGGCAAGACAGGCTGATGGGGCCGTAGTAGTACGTATGGGCGATACGATGTTGCTCGCTACTGTGGTAGCTAACCGTGAAGCCAGAGAGGGCGTAGATTTTCTTCCTTTATCAGTAGATTATCAGGAAAAATTTGCCGCTGCAGGTAGAATTCCTGGGGGATTTATCAAGCGGGAAGGAAGGCTCTCTGAACATGAAATTCTGGTAAGCCGACTGGTTGACAGGGCTTTGCGCCCCATTTTTCCTGAGGATTTTCATGCTGAAGTGCAGGTAAATATTAACCTGATCTCAGCTGACAAAGAAGTGATGCCTGATGCACTGGCAGCGCTGGCTGCATCTTCAGCAATCGCGGTTTCTGATATACCTTTTGGTGAACCAATTTCAGAAGTTAGGGTAGTAAAATTTAATGGTGCTTATATAATTAACCCAAATGCCCAGCAAACTGAAGAAGCTGAGCTTGATATGATAGTTGCTGGATCCAGCAAAAATATTATCATGGTAGAGGGGGAGATGAACGAGGTGAGTGAAGCTGAAATGCTAGAAGCTATCAATGCTGCACATGAGGCTATTAAAATTCAGTGCCAGGCTCAAAAAGAGCTTTCCGATCAACTTAACCCCAACAAGCGTGAGTATGAGCATGAAGTGCATGATGAGGAGTTAAAGAAAGAGCTTTTTGAAAAATATTATGACCAGGTATATGCTATCTATGCAGAAGGTATACCCAGTAAGGATGTGCGCAGAGAGCGTTTTAAAGAAATTAAAGACAGCTATACCGAAAGTCTGCCTGAAGAGCACGAAATAGATTTAGGACTGGTAAGCAAGTATTTTGGAGAGATCCAGAAAAAAGCTGCCCGCAACCTGGTACTAGACGAACAGAAAAGATTGGATGGACGTAAATTAGATGAGGTTCGTCCTATTTTCTCAGAAGTAGGATACCTACCTACTGCACATGGCTCAGCGGTTTTTACCAGAGGAGAAACGCAGTCACTTACCACAGTAACTTTAGGTACCAAACTGGATGAGCAGATGATTGATGGTGCTATGGTTTCGGGAAGTAATAAGTTTATTCTACATTATAACTTTCCTGCCTTTTCTACAGGTGAGGTTAGACCCAACCGTGGTCCTGGCCGACGCGAAATTGGTCATGGAAACCTTGCTTTTAGAGCACTGAAAAAAGTTTTACCTAAAGATGAGGATAATCCTTACACCATTAGAGTCGTATCAGATATTCTAGAATCCAACGGCTCTTCATCAATGGCTACTGTATGTGCAGGATCGCTGGCACTTATGGATACTGGTATACCCATAACTGCTTCAGTATCAGGTATTGCCATGGGCCTAATTACGGATAATGAATCAGGGAAATATGCCGTATTATCTGATATTTTAGGTGATGAAGATCACTTGGGCGATATGGACTTCAAGGTCGCTGGTACGAGCAAAGGTATTACTGCCTGCCAGATGGATATCAAAATAGACGGACTTTCATTCCAAGTATTGGAAGAGGCACTGAAGCAAGCCAATCAAGGGCGACTGCATATCTTAAATGAGATGGACAAAACCATTTCAGCTCCCAACGAAAGTCTTAAACCAAATGCTCCACGCTCGGCATCTCTTAAAATTGAGCGAGACATGATTGGTGCCTTAATAGGCCCCGGTGGTAAGGTAGTACAGGAAATTCAAAAAGAAACCAACACAACTATAGTTATCGAAGAAGTGGGTGACAAAGGGCATGTAAACATATTTGCTTCCGATGAGCAGGATATGAACAAAGCACTTTCTCGAGTAAAAGCGATCGTTGCTGTACCTACCGTAGGTGAAACTTATGATGGTACTGTGAAGTCAATTATGCCATTTGGTGCATTCGTTGAGTTTATGCCTGGTAAAGACGGTCTGCTACATATATCAGAAATTAAGTGGGAGCGCGTTGAAAGTATGGATGGGGTAATGGAAGTAGGAGAGGAAGTAAGAGTTAAGCTGGTAGATGTAGATAAAAAGACTGGAAAGTATCGTTTGTCAAGAAAGGTACTTCTCCCAAAACCAGAAAAAAAGCAATAG
- a CDS encoding LptF/LptG family permease produces MKKLDKFIISSFVGPFLLTFVVVVFILLTQYMLKYFDDFVGKDLGMDVFAELIMYFSINMTPVALPLAVLLSSLMTFGNMGEHFELTAIKGAGISLTRAVKPLFFFVLLISFLGFLSNNYVVPKANLKAYSLLYDIKQKKPALDIREGVFYGGIPQYEIKVNKKYPDGETLKEIIIYDHRNGLGNKNVILADSGRMYTVNNDRFLKLELYNGNRYSEENMPGTRGSVSNDTRFTRNSFEATTMVFSLASFDMQRTKEEYFAQHRRMKTMGELATAIDSLSGEKLAIEYQAFVSSPTFYTYHLRYDSLMPENIRQKALAMAESDTSLLTYETDTIADDSLRVSIERHQQEMNEVSNSARQRMLRQVKEQARQQRLRNSGSPLKKEKYIPSVVDSSLIQRADTFISDTEYSSVIAKALNQSKTINNTLQINTSKIQKLEREVNKDLYESRKKIAQAISCIIMFLIGAPLGAIIKKGGLGFPVLISICFFIAFYVLTEMSRKWADELLMDAEVAVWFPNIVLLPFGILFMLQARLDTRILEPDFYKVWLDKLSKRFQLVRKKVSLQ; encoded by the coding sequence ATGAAAAAACTCGATAAATTTATCATATCGTCATTTGTTGGGCCATTTCTGCTCACCTTTGTGGTGGTAGTCTTTATACTGCTGACGCAGTATATGCTCAAGTACTTTGATGATTTTGTAGGCAAAGATTTAGGAATGGACGTTTTTGCCGAACTCATCATGTATTTTAGCATTAATATGACCCCTGTAGCCTTGCCATTGGCAGTACTTTTGTCATCCTTGATGACGTTCGGGAACATGGGAGAACATTTTGAGCTGACTGCGATCAAAGGTGCAGGGATTTCTTTGACCCGTGCGGTAAAACCTCTTTTCTTTTTTGTGCTATTGATATCATTTCTAGGCTTCCTTTCCAATAATTACGTAGTTCCAAAGGCTAACCTCAAAGCATATAGCTTACTTTATGATATCAAGCAGAAAAAACCAGCCTTAGATATTCGTGAGGGAGTTTTTTATGGTGGTATACCCCAATATGAGATTAAGGTAAATAAAAAATACCCAGACGGGGAAACGCTAAAGGAAATTATCATTTACGACCACCGAAACGGCCTGGGTAATAAAAACGTGATCCTGGCCGACTCCGGACGTATGTATACCGTAAATAACGATCGTTTTCTAAAACTTGAGTTGTATAATGGAAATCGTTACTCTGAAGAAAATATGCCGGGAACGAGGGGGAGCGTGAGCAATGACACCCGCTTTACACGCAATAGTTTTGAGGCTACTACAATGGTGTTCAGTCTCGCTTCTTTTGATATGCAGAGAACAAAAGAAGAATACTTTGCTCAGCATAGAAGAATGAAAACCATGGGGGAACTCGCTACAGCTATAGACTCACTTTCAGGAGAGAAACTAGCCATAGAATATCAGGCATTTGTAAGCTCTCCCACATTCTATACGTACCATTTACGTTATGATTCCCTTATGCCTGAGAATATTCGCCAGAAAGCATTGGCGATGGCTGAAAGTGATACCAGTTTGCTTACTTACGAAACTGACACAATAGCAGATGATAGTCTCCGTGTGAGTATTGAACGCCATCAACAGGAAATGAACGAAGTTTCTAATTCTGCCCGTCAGCGTATGCTTCGTCAGGTAAAAGAACAGGCTAGACAGCAAAGGCTAAGAAATAGCGGCAGCCCACTTAAAAAAGAAAAATATATCCCAAGCGTAGTAGATTCAAGTCTTATTCAGCGGGCTGATACCTTTATTTCAGATACAGAATACAGCTCTGTAATTGCCAAGGCATTAAACCAAAGCAAAACAATCAATAATACATTACAAATAAATACTTCCAAAATTCAGAAACTTGAACGGGAGGTTAATAAAGATCTATACGAAAGCCGCAAAAAAATTGCCCAGGCTATATCTTGTATTATCATGTTTTTGATAGGAGCACCTTTGGGAGCTATTATCAAAAAAGGGGGCTTAGGCTTTCCGGTGTTGATTTCTATTTGCTTTTTTATTGCTTTTTATGTGCTGACTGAAATGAGCAGGAAATGGGCGGATGAACTGTTGATGGATGCGGAAGTCGCGGTGTGGTTTCCAAATATTGTACTGTTGCCTTTTGGCATTCTGTTTATGCTTCAGGCAAGGCTGGATACGCGTATATTAGAACCAGACTTTTATAAAGTTTGGCTGGATAAACTGAGCAAAAGGTTTCAGTTGGTTCGCAAAAAAGTCTCTTTGCAGTAA
- the rpsO gene encoding 30S ribosomal protein S15 produces the protein MYLTNEKKQEIFEKHGIDKSKTDTGSPESQIALFTHRINHLTEHLKINKKDHSSRLGLLKLVGKRRRLLEYLQANDIERYRATLADLNLRK, from the coding sequence ATGTATTTAACCAATGAAAAAAAGCAGGAGATATTTGAAAAGCACGGCATTGATAAGTCGAAGACTGACACTGGCTCTCCTGAATCTCAAATAGCGCTTTTTACGCACAGGATTAATCACCTGACTGAGCACCTTAAAATTAACAAGAAAGATCACTCTTCTCGTCTGGGTTTATTGAAGTTGGTAGGTAAGAGAAGAAGACTGCTCGAGTATCTTCAAGCAAATGATATTGAGCGTTATAGAGCAACTTTAGCTGATTTGAATCTGAGAAAATAA
- the trxB gene encoding thioredoxin-disulfide reductase, whose product MTKEKVNLLILGSGPAGYTAAIYASRANLNPVLYHGDQPGGQLTITTDVENYPGYPEGIMGPQMMIDFQKQAERFGTDIRNGLATSVDFSSYPHKVIIDEQHEVEANAVIIATGASAKWLGLHSEERLNGRGVSACAVCDGFFFRGQEVAVVGGGDTAAEEASYLSKLCKKVYMLVRRDEMRASAIMQQRVENAENIEILWNTETEEILGEEEVEAMRIVNNQTGEKKEIPVQGFFVAIGHEPNTSIFKDYINMDESGYIKTVPGSARTNVEGVFASGDAQDHIYRQAVTAAGTGCMAALDAERFLAAKELGIVEGIPTISMKE is encoded by the coding sequence ATGACGAAAGAAAAAGTCAACTTATTGATATTGGGATCTGGTCCTGCAGGTTATACTGCTGCTATTTATGCATCTCGAGCCAATCTTAACCCTGTACTTTATCATGGTGACCAGCCCGGAGGACAGTTGACAATCACTACAGATGTAGAAAACTACCCTGGCTATCCTGAAGGAATTATGGGACCGCAGATGATGATAGATTTCCAGAAGCAGGCAGAACGTTTCGGCACAGACATTCGTAATGGGCTAGCCACATCGGTAGATTTTTCTTCCTATCCTCATAAAGTTATTATAGATGAGCAGCATGAGGTTGAAGCAAATGCTGTAATCATTGCTACCGGTGCTTCTGCCAAATGGTTAGGCTTGCATTCTGAAGAAAGGCTGAATGGTAGAGGAGTTTCAGCCTGTGCTGTTTGTGACGGCTTCTTTTTCCGTGGACAGGAAGTAGCTGTAGTAGGGGGCGGTGACACGGCTGCGGAAGAAGCCAGTTATCTCTCAAAACTTTGCAAGAAAGTGTACATGCTAGTGAGACGAGATGAAATGAGAGCTTCTGCGATCATGCAACAACGTGTTGAAAATGCTGAGAATATTGAAATACTATGGAATACAGAAACTGAAGAGATTCTTGGTGAAGAAGAGGTGGAAGCTATGCGTATAGTAAACAATCAGACCGGGGAGAAAAAAGAGATTCCTGTTCAGGGTTTCTTTGTAGCGATTGGTCACGAGCCCAATACATCCATTTTCAAGGATTATATTAATATGGATGAAAGTGGCTACATCAAGACTGTTCCGGGAAGCGCCAGAACCAATGTAGAGGGTGTATTTGCTTCAGGTGATGCGCAGGATCATATTTATCGTCAGGCAGTTACTGCAGCAGGTACTGGCTGCATGGCAGCATTGGATGCAGAACGCTTCCTGGCGGCAAAAGAGTTAGGTATTGTGGAAGGAATTCCAACAATTTCTATGAAAGAATAG
- a CDS encoding GNAT family N-acetyltransferase — protein sequence MTRVRKVVNEEELEQAFKIREEVFIKEQEVNPEEEFDEFENSSTHFLAFDKDGNPCGTGRWRVTEHGIKLERFAVLSSCRMTGVGQSIVKAVLSDIENDPNVSQQKIYMHAQTAAIDFYKKFGFEVVGNEFVECGIKHFTMEK from the coding sequence AAGAGCTTGAGCAGGCGTTCAAAATCAGAGAAGAAGTTTTTATTAAAGAACAGGAAGTAAACCCCGAAGAGGAGTTTGATGAGTTTGAAAACAGTTCAACCCACTTCCTGGCTTTTGATAAAGATGGCAATCCGTGTGGAACAGGCCGCTGGAGAGTAACCGAACATGGCATTAAGCTGGAAAGGTTTGCAGTACTAAGTTCCTGTCGGATGACAGGTGTTGGGCAAAGTATTGTAAAAGCTGTATTAAGCGATATTGAAAATGACCCTAATGTCAGTCAGCAAAAAATATATATGCATGCCCAGACTGCTGCTATTGATTTTTACAAAAAGTTTGGTTTTGAAGTGGTAGGAAATGAATTCGTAGAATGTGGTATCAAACACTTTACGATGGAAAAATAA
- a CDS encoding sigma-70 family RNA polymerase sigma factor: MRQLKISKQITNRESQSLDKYLQEIGKVDLLTPDEEVDLAKRIRSGDQLALEKLTKANLRFVVSVAKQYQNQGLTLGDLINEGNLGLIKAAQRFDETRGFKFISYAVWWIRQSILQALAEQSRIVRLPLNRVGSLNKISKTFSELEQKYEREPSPDELADVLEVTTNEVVDTMKISGRHVSMDAPFVQGEENSLLDVLENDTEETPDSSLMNDSLRREVQRALSTLTQREADVITLYFGLNGEHAMTLEEIGERFNLTRERVRQIKEKAIRRLRHTSRSKALKPYLG; encoded by the coding sequence ATGAGACAACTAAAGATTAGTAAACAGATTACTAATAGGGAAAGTCAGTCGCTGGACAAATACCTGCAAGAGATTGGAAAAGTTGATTTGCTTACGCCAGATGAAGAAGTAGACCTGGCAAAGAGAATACGGTCAGGTGACCAACTTGCGCTTGAAAAGCTTACTAAAGCCAATCTAAGGTTTGTCGTGTCAGTAGCAAAACAGTATCAGAATCAAGGTTTAACTTTAGGGGACCTTATTAACGAAGGTAATCTGGGCCTAATCAAAGCCGCACAAAGGTTTGATGAAACGCGTGGTTTTAAGTTTATTTCTTATGCTGTCTGGTGGATTCGCCAATCTATCCTTCAAGCCCTGGCTGAACAATCCAGGATTGTAAGATTACCACTCAACCGTGTAGGATCACTCAACAAGATCTCGAAAACATTTTCCGAACTTGAGCAAAAATATGAGAGAGAACCTTCTCCGGATGAACTCGCTGATGTATTGGAAGTGACTACTAATGAGGTGGTAGACACTATGAAAATCTCGGGAAGACACGTTTCTATGGATGCTCCCTTTGTGCAGGGTGAGGAAAACAGTCTACTTGATGTACTGGAAAATGACACTGAAGAGACTCCTGATTCATCACTAATGAATGACTCTCTACGTAGAGAGGTTCAAAGGGCTCTTTCAACCCTCACACAACGTGAAGCAGATGTAATTACCCTTTATTTTGGCCTCAATGGAGAACATGCCATGACATTGGAAGAAATTGGCGAAAGGTTCAACCTGACCCGTGAGCGCGTAAGACAAATTAAAGAAAAAGCGATTCGTCGTCTACGTCACACCTCTCGTAGTAAGGCCCTGAAACCTTATTTAGGCTAA